One genomic segment of Helianthus annuus cultivar XRQ/B chromosome 14, HanXRQr2.0-SUNRISE, whole genome shotgun sequence includes these proteins:
- the LOC110904736 gene encoding uncharacterized protein LOC110904736, which translates to MDAKETTTTTNNKKKQKHKHTNHQPSSTYSFKPSSEVKGLRFGGQLIVKSFTIRRARPIEILRLLSLPTTHHKPPNTFPSTTAFLPTNFTILAHHAWHTLTLGLGTKKSKVVIFVFESQTMKVAVDRLFPPEIPLGEVNRKLIRGLTGCEMARFKFRKGCITFYVYAVRHKGNIGFSCADDLRVILEYVVALNDFMDHTAMLAMPNQRSINFAPPAAMAH; encoded by the coding sequence atgGATGCAAaagaaaccaccaccaccaccaacaacaaaaagaaacaaaaacacaaacacacaaaccaCCAACCCTCCTCAACTTACTCATTCAAACCCTCATCAGAAGTCAAAGGCCTCCGGTTCGGCGGTCAACTCATCGTGAAATCCTTCACCATCCGCCGTGCACGGCCCATCGAAATCCTCCGCCTCCTATCTCTCCCCACCACCCACCACAAACCACCAAACACCTTCCCCTCCACCACCGCATTCCTCCCCACAAACTTCACCATCTTAGCCCACCATGCATGGCACACACTCACTCTCGGCCTAGGAACCAAAAAATCCAAAGTGGTCATATTCGTGTTCGAGTCACAAACCATGAAGGTGGCGGTGGACCGGTTGTTTCCGCCGGAGATACCCTTAGGGGAAGTGAACCGGAAGTTGATCAGAGGGTTAACCGGTTGCGAAATGGCCCGGTTCAAGTTCAGAAAAGGGTGCATAACGTTTTATGTGTATGCTGTGAGACATAAGGGCAATATTGGGTTTTCATGTGCTGATGATCTGAGGGTAATATTGGAATATGTTGTGGCTTTGAATGATTTTATGGATCATACTGCTATGCTTGCTATGCCTAATCAAAGAAGTATTAACTTTGCTCCTCCTGCTGCTATGGCACATTAA